The Bombus vancouverensis nearcticus chromosome 2, iyBomVanc1_principal, whole genome shotgun sequence genome window below encodes:
- the LOC117162169 gene encoding glycerol-3-phosphate phosphatase, with amino-acid sequence MTTKRYILSLSSAEFKNFIDSIDVVLSDCDGVLWKETQVIKNSPETVNKFKELGKKFFYITNSNTKTRSEFVDKCKNLKYDATIDEIVCSSFLAAMYLKEKRFNKKAYVVGSDGITKELEAEGIKHFGVGPDVMEGDEVEMIENFKPDPEVGAVIVGFDKHFSFPKLVKAATYLRDPNVHFIGTNCDVERPSPNTNKFPGTGCFIKIIEMASNRSAVMLGKPESFLSEYIIKKYGLNPQRTLMIGDNCNTDILLGKRCGFKTLLVLTGITTQNDVDAMNASTTSSKDLIIPDYYANELGDVLKMIASS; translated from the exons ATGACGACAAAACGTTATATATTGTCATTATCAAGTGcagaatttaaaaatttcatagacTCCATTGATGTAGTTTTATCAGACTGTGATG GCGTTCTATGGAAGGAAACCCAAGTAATAAAGAATTCACCTGAAACTGTAAATAAGTTTAAAGAATTAGGTAAAAAGTTTTTTTACATAACAAATAGTAATACTAAAACCAGGTCTGAATTTGTGGACAAGTGTAAAAATCTTAAGTATGATGCAACAATA GATGAAATAGTATGTTCTTCATTTTTGGCTGCTATGTATCTTAAGGAaaaaagatttaataaaaaagCATACGTAGTTGGGAGTGATGGTATTACCAAGGAATTGGAAGCTGAAGGTATCAAACATTTTGGTGTCGGA CCAGATGTAATGGAAGGTGATGAAGTAGAAATGATAGAAAACTTTAAACCAGACCCAGAAGTTGGAGCAGTTATTGTAGGCTTTGATAAACACTTTAGTTTTCCTAAGCTTGTGAAAGCTGCCACTTATTTACGAGATCCAAATGTTCATTTTATAGGGACAAATTGTGATGTAGAAAGACCATCGCCAAATACTAATAAATTCCcag gAACTGGATGCTTCATAAAGATTATAGAAATGGCATCCAATAGATCAGCAGTGATGCTTGGAAAACCAGAATCATTTTTGAGCGAAtatattataaagaaatatgGTTTAAATCCTCAAAGAACACTTATGATTGGTGACaa TTGTAATACTGACATTCTTCTTGGGAAACGTTGTGGGTTTAAAACTCTTCTTGTATTAACGGGTATTACAACACAAAATGACGTAGATGCCATGAACGCTTCTACTACAAGTTCTAAAGATTTGATAATTCCAGACTATTATGCAAATGAGTTAGGTGATGTACTAAAAATGATTGCATCATCTTGA